Genomic DNA from Spirochaetaceae bacterium:
TACCGCATCGAGAGCGAACACGGCATACCGCGCGACCTGCTGCTGATCACCGACGGCGAGGTGTGGGACACCGATTCCACCGTGGCGGAGGCACGCGCGTCCGGCCACCGCATCTTCTCCGTGGGCGTCGGCAGCGCCGTCGCCGAGCCGTTCGTCCGCGCCCTCGCCGGGGCCACCGGCGGCGCCTGCGAACTGGTAACGCCGCGCGAGGACATGGCCGCGCGCATCCACCGTCACTTCCAGCGCATGCTCGCTCCGCCGGCCAAGCGGGCTCGCGTGATCTGGCCGGCGCCGGTGCGTCACGCCGTTCCCGACCCGCTGCCGCCGCCGTATCCCGGCGACACCGTGCACCTGTTCGGGTCGTTCGCGGAGCGGCCGGAGGGTCCGGTGGTCCTGGAACTGGAGTTGGCGGACGGGCGTACCGTCAGCCACCGCCTGGAGCTCGGCGCGGCGCCTCCCGACAGCGCCGGCGTGGAAGGAGCGAGTGGCATCCGATCCGACCTGGCGCGCTTGGGCGCCGCCCGGCGGTTGGCAGCCATTGGCGAGAAGGCGGCGGCGACCGAGCTGGCCGTGCGCTATCAACTCGTCTCGGAGTGGACCGACTGCCTCGTCGTCCACGTGCGGGCGGACGCCGACAAGGCGGCCGAGCTGCCGAACCTGGTCAAGGTTCCGCAGGTTCTGGCCGCCGGCTGGCACGGCATAGGCACCGTGCACGACGCGCCGACGGTCAGTGCCGCCGTCTACGGCGAGGCGCCGCCGCCGACCGCTCGGTCCTTCAGCGAGCGGGTGCCCGGGCCTTCGAGACGGTCGCCGGGCACAAGACGACTCAGCCGACGAGCGGCGCACGCCGCCGACATGGAGCCGCTGTTTGACATGGTCCCGCCGGTTTCGCCCGCGACCATCAGCTCACCTGCCGAACTCGTTGCGGCTCTCAACCGGCGCTCGTTCCCGGCCGTGCCGACACTCGAAGCGCTCGCGGCGCTCGGCATTCCGGACGAGCTCATCGCCGGCCTTTGCGCGTTGGTGGATGGAGGCGAGGACGCGCGCGCGGTCGCGGTCATCTTCCTGTACCTGGTCAGCGAATCGCCCGCCGGCAACGGCTTCGACCGCCACCGGCGCCGTCTGATCCTCTCCGCTTACAAGAAGCTCCGGCCGCGGGCAGCCGCGGTCGACGCGGTTCGGCGCATCTGTCAGGACTGGCACCCGTTCGGAGGAGGCGCCCCGGCCTGACCGTGAACCGCGTGCCGGCCGGCAGATGATGCCGGCCGGACGTTGCGGTACGCTGCGCGCGGGGGTGGTGGATCGGGATACGGGTGCTTGAGCAGCGTGTCCGCGGCCGGTCGCGCAATGGCGGCACGGGCCGGTGGTGTCGGGCTCAGCCGAAGCGCCCGGCGCCGCCGCGCAGGCGGGGGTCGAGCAGGTCGCGCAGGGCGTCGCCGAAGATGTTGATGGCGAACACCACGAACGCCAGGCACATTCCGGGCCACAGGGCCAGCGCCGGCGCTATCTCCATGTACTTGCGGCCCTCGGCGCTGAGCATGCCGCCCCAGGTCGGCTGCGGCGGCGGAATCCCGAACCCCAGGAAGCTCACCGTCGCCTCGCCGATGATCGCCGAGCCGAGCGTGACGGTGAACAGGATGATGTTCGGGGCGACGGTCTGCGGCAGCACGTGCTGCGCCAGGATGCGCCACGGCCGGGCGCCGGTGGCGCGCGCCGCCTCCACGTAGGCGTGTTCCCTCACGCTCAGCACCACGCTGCGGATGGTGCGCACGTTGGCGATGCCCCACGGCACGCCGATCACCACCGCGATCGACAGGATGCTCGGACCCAGCAGCAGCATCGCGGTCAGCACCAGGAACAGCCACGGGAAGCTCATCACCGCGTCCACGAACCGCTGCAGCACCAAGTCGAACGTGCCGCCCCAGTAGCCGGAGACCACGCCGAGCAGGGTGGCGGTGAGGACCGTGAACGCGCTCGCCAGCAGGCCGACCACCATCGAGATACGGGCGCCGTGGATGATGCGGCTCAGCGAGTCGCGCCCGAACTGGTCGGTGCCGAGCCAGAACTCCGCGGACGGCCCCTCCAGGCGGCGCGGGACGTCCTGGTCGGCGTAGTCGTACGGGGCCAACTGGTCGGCGAACACCCCGGTCAGGAAGAACACCAGCACCACGATCATGCCGGCGGCGCCGTGCGGTTTCTCCTTGAACAGCCTCCCGAACAGGACGGCGATTCCGCGTCGCGCCGCGGCCGCCGTGACCGCCTGCTCGGGTTCGTAGGTTGATGCCACTATTGGTAGCGGATGCGCGGATCGAGCCACGCGTAGCTGACGTCGATGACGAGGTTCACGAACAGCACGAAGGTGGCGGCGATCAGGTTGAGGCCGGAGACGATCGCGTAGTCGCGCTTCTCCATTGCCTGCACCATGATGCCGCCGACGCCGGGCAGGTTGAAGATCGACTCCACCACCACCGCGCCGCCCACCAGCACCGGGAGCTGCAGGCCGACCATGGTGAGTACCGGGATGAGCGCGTTCTTGAGCGCGTGGCGCACGATCACGAGCCGCTCGCGCAGCCCCTTCGCCCAGGCGGTCCTGATGTAGTCCTGGCGCAGCACTTCCAGCATCATGTTGCGCGTCAGCCGCATGGTGATTCCGGACAGCCACATGCCGAGGATGAACGCCGGGATCACCACCATGATGGTGTGCGCGACCGGGTTGGCGTGGAACGGGATCCAACTCAGGCGCGGCGCCCATCCCCACCAGATCGGCGGATAGATCAGCACCATGGTGCCGATCCAGAAGCTCGGCACGCAGATGAAGGCGATGGCGATGGCGCGCAGCACGTGGTCGGTGACGCTGTCCGGCCGGATGCCGGAATAGATTGCCACCGGCAGCGCGATCAGCAGCGAGAACACCAGGGCCAGCGAGCCCACCTCCAGGGAGACCGGCAGCCCGATCACGATCTGCTCCGTGACCGGCAGCTTGGACCAGAACGATGTGCCCAGGTCGCCGCGCAGCACGCCGGACATCCAGCGCGCGTACTGGAGGTGGATCGGCAGATCCAGCCCCAGCTCGCGGCGCAGCACGATGCGCGGATCCTCGTCGCCGGTCTTGTATGGGGTGAGCGTCACCATGATGTCCACCGCATCGCCGGGAATGAAGCGCAACCCGGCGAACACGATCAGGGTGATGATCAGCAGGGTGGGAACGATCAGCAGCAACCGCCGCAGGATGTACGCGTGCATGACTTCCAGAAAGAAGAGGCCGGGCCGAATCGGCCCAGCCTCTTGTTATTCGCTCACAACCGGGTGTCAGTCGTTACAGGCGCGTCCGTTGCTCGACAGCTTGGCGTCGCAGTCGACCCACCACCACTTGCTGAGGTTGGCCTGCGAGATCAGGTCGCCGACGGCGCCGCCGAAACCCTTCACCCACGGCTGCCAGTAGATGTGCTGTTCCACCGTGACGCCCGCGATGTGCCACGCTTCCTCCAGGGTGTGCAGGTACAGCTCGGTCCACAATTCGCGGTAGGTCGCGGGGTCTTCCGCGGTCTTGGCGGCGTCGATCAGCTCCATCTGCCGCTCCGCCGCCGCCCGGTTCTCCGGCGTGACGTTGTCACCGAGCGGGTTGCCGTACCACACCAGCGACGCGCGCGGGTCGTGGTGGAAGTTCATCGTGCCCATCAGGCCGATCTGCGGCGCTCCGGCGTCGATGAAGGTGAGCCCGGTGAAGCGCGGGTCGGGGTCGGGCCCGAGCGAGGCGGAGTAGTAGGCCGCCGACTCCATCAGGTCCAGTTCCGCGTTGATGCCGACTTCGCGCAGGTAGCCGGCGAACAGCTCGACATCCTCCGACACCGAGTGCATCGCCAGGATGGTGGTGTCGAAGCCGTCCGGGTAGCCGGCCTCGGCGAGCAGTGCGCGCGCCTTGTCCGGGTGGTACTCGTACAGCTCCGCCAGGTCGTCGCGGCCCATCGCCTTCAGTTCGTCGGGGCCGATGTAGTTGTCGCCGTGCAGCGACTGCGCGGGGTAACCGCCCGGGTAGGCGAGCCCGTAGTAGAACGAGTCCACCATCTCCTGGTGGTTGACCGCCAGCATCGCCGCGTAGCGCACGCGCTTGTCGGCCCACGGCGAATCGGCGATGTTGAGGTTCACGTTGAAGCCGCGCAGCAGCGCCCCCTGCGGGACGTGTCCCAGCTCGGGGTTGGTGCGCTCCAGCGACGACACGTCCTCCGGCTGCAGGCCGTGAAACCCGAACACGTCGAGCTGGCCGCTGCGCAGCGCCGCAATGGTGATCGCCGGGTCGTCAGCGGTTGGAGTCATCGACTTGGTGTCCAGGTAGGGCACGCTGTTTTCCGGAATGAACGGGTCGACGTCCCAATAGGCGGGGTTCTTCTTCAGCTTGGTGGTCACGCCGGGTACGTGGTCGGTCGGGATCCACGGACCGGTGCCGAGCGCATCCTGCCAGTCGCTGGGATTGACGCCCTCGGTGTTGTGCATCGCCGGATGCGACCAGCTTATGCGGCTCAGGGTGACGACGAACCAACTGGTGGCGTCCGGCTCCGGGAACTTGACGTCGATGACCCAGGGATCGTCCGCACGCACGCTCCATTGCCAATCCCGGTCGGCCGCGGCAGCGCCCACGACCGCCGCGTCGGCGTTCCAGCGGTCCACCAGGTCCTGAGCGGTCAGCTCCGTGCCGTAGTAGTCGGCCAGCGCCGGGTTGGGACGTGCCACGTCCTCGGCCCGCCACCAGTGCACCCCCTGGCGGACGCGGAACACCGCGCTCTCAATGTCCGGAAACTCCCACGATGCGAGCAACTGCGGCATCTGCTTCTTGATGTCGATGAACCAGAAGTTGGGGTACGCTTCCTCGCCGGTGCCGCGCGGGCCCTTCAGATAGTCGACCACGTAGGCGAGGTCGTAGAACGAGCCGAATGCCACGCTGTCGCGGGCGCCGTCGATCGGATCGAGCGGCGAGGCGCCCTGGCGCTGCGCCATGTTCAGGTTGCCGCCGTACACCGGCACGGTGTCGATGTCCGATGCGGCGGCGGCCTCCTCTTCGCCTGTTGCCCACAACGCAACTGTTGCCAATGGAATGACGAGCAGCGCAACAAGCGCTGCTCTTGCTGAATAGTGTCTCATGTCCACTACCTCCTTCGGTCGATGATTGGACCAGCGCGGAACTCGCGCTTCAAAGCAATCTTTACTACGCGGCTGCCGCCTGTCAATGCGGGCACGCTGCTGTGGCTGCTGTGGTCTGCTGTGGACTGGCGTGGCGCAGGCCCAACCCCTCGCTCACCAAGGACACGGTCAGCGTTCGCGGGCGGAGAGGAACAGGTCGTAGGAGTTGGCCTGCCAGGCGTTTTCGGACGCCAGGCCGTCGCCGGTGGCGCGCATGCGGGCGACGAGGCGTTCCTTCATGCGGCGCAGGACGTGGCCGAAGGCGACCAAGCCGGCCAGGTTGTGCAGCTCGCCGGGATCGGAGCGCAGGTCGTAGAGTTCGTCCTCGGTGGCGGGGTTGTAGACGTACTTCCAGTCGGCGGTGCGGATCATGCGCGCGCTGTACAGGGTGGTCTCGTAGCCGTGGAACTCGGCGAACACGTCGTCGGGCCAGTCGGCGGGCGTGCGCCCGGCGAGCAGCGGCGCCAGGGAGCGCCCGTCGGCGCCGGCCAGCGGTTCGGCCGCGGCCAGCTCCAGCAGCGTGGGGGCCAGGTCGACCAGGTTGGCGAACGCATCGGTGATGGCGCCGCGTTGGATGCCGGGGCCGGCGAGCAGCAGCGGCACGCGGTGGGTCTCCTCGTACATGTGGAAGCCCTTGTTGAACAGCCGGTGGCTGCCGAGCATGTCGCCGTGGTCGGCGGTCACCACCACGATGGTGTCGCCGCGCCGTCCGCAGCGTACCAGGGCTTCCAGCACGCGGCCCACCTGGTGGTCGACGAAGCTGCAGTAGCCCCAGTAGGCGGCGATAACGCGCTGCCAGTCGGGCCAGGTCAGGTGGGCCGCATTCCAGCGCAGCAGTTCCTTCTGCTGGATGAGCGGCTTGCCGGCGAACCGCTCATCGAAGTTGTCCGGGCGCGGGACGTCGGCGGGATCGTACTTGGTGTCCCACGGCTCCGGGACGGCGTACGGGAAGTGCGGCCCGAAGAAGGAGGCGAACACCAGGAAGGGGGCGTCGCCGCCTCCGAACGCGTCCACCATCTCGATTGCGCGGTCCGCGGTCCATGCCTCCTGGGTCTGCGCGGCGGGCAGGCTGTTGCGCCCGGCGAACGGCGCCGCCCCGCCCCACTCCAGGCGCTGCACCTCGTCGCGGGCGAAGTCGTAGCCGTCTCGCGCCAGGGGGCCGGACCACTCGGCGGGCGCGTGCCAGCGCTCCACCCCCCACAGCGCGCCGTCGCCCTCGCGCGGCAGGTGCCACTTGCCGGCGTAGCCGATCCGGTAGCCGGCGGCGGCGAGGCGGGACAGCAGCGTGGGCTGACCGATGAGCCGGTCGTCGAACACGCCGTTGAAGTTGCCCATGTTGGACAGTTGCAGGTGGTTGTGCGGATAGCGCCCGGTCAGCAGCGAGGCGCGCGCCGGCGTGCACAGCGCGATCGGCGTAAAAGCGCCGGTGAAGCGCACCCCGGCCGCGCCCACCGCGTCCATGGCGGGCGTCCGGCACACCGGGGCGCCGTTGCAGCTCAGCGCGTCGTAACGGAGCTGGTCGGCGAGCAGGATCAGGATGTTCGGCTGGGTCGGCATCGGTGGTCACTGATACCACGGCCGCCGGCCCGCGTCGACAGCCGCACGCCGTCGCCTCCCGCGGTGCAATCACACAACCCTAATGGTGGCCTAACACAACCCTAAGCGCGTCCGCGGACCCTACGGGGCCAAAGGATATCCCCGTGCAGTCTGATTACCGTCCCGATGCGCTGCTGGCGGAGGTGGTGGGCACCTTCGCGCTCGTGTTCGCGGCCACCGGCTCGATTATGGTCAACGAGATGTCCGGCGGCGTGGTGACCCACGTCGGCGTGGCCGCCGCACCGGGGCTGGTGGTGGCGGCGACTTAACCGAGTCTACGGCCAAGCCAACTGGAGGAAGCTGAAGGGGACCGCGACGATTCGGCTGCGCAACGGGGACTATCGGATCGCCGAACTTCACTGGTATGAGGGCCACGGAGTTGGTAAGGTCGAATACAAGCGCAAGCGATATCTGGACTGAGGCAATGGAAGAGCCGAACAGAGAAGCGCATCACCAGTATGTGGTGTGTATCGACAACTCGGACTACCGCGCGTCGCTCGAGAGACACAAGATCTACCGCGTGATCGAAGATGATGCTGCCTGCGCAATGGGCGACACTCGGATAATCGACGAAAGCGGCGAGGATTACCTGTATCCGGCAGATCGGTTCATGCAGATCAGCGTATCTGCCGAATTGGAGGCAGCGCTCGCCGCCGGTTGAAGCACGGGCTCGCTCTTTCGTGGTGACCTGACTACCGCCGCGATGACGGGCGCTCGCCGGTGACGTCGGCGCAGGTGGGCGGCGCAGGTGGGCGAGTTGGTTGCGGGTGGAGCGGAAGGCGGCACGGACCTGGTCGGGGGTGCCGGTGGCCCTGGCGGGGTCGGGGAAGCTGCGGTGGCGCTGACACCCCGCGCCGGGCAGCGCTCGCGGGCGTCGTCGCACACGGTCACTACCCGGTCGAACGGCAAGGGAACTTGAGTCCGCGGACGCTAGTAGCTGCTGCTGGCGGCCACGGCGGCGAGCCAGGCCTGCTTGGCGGCGTCGAGCGTGGCCTGGTTGGCCGGGAAGTAGCCCACGTCCACCACTTCCTCGTTGACGTAGGTCAGGTAGAAGGCCACGAACGCGGCCACCTGCGGCTTCTCGGTCATGATGTCCGCGGTGGTGTAGATGAACATCGGGCGGGCGAGCGGGTAGGAGGCATCGTCGACGCTCTCCGTGCTCGCCTCGACGCCGTCGATGTCGAGCACGTGCAGCTTGTCCGCGTTCTCGGTGTAGTAGGCGTAGCCGAAGAAGCCCACCGAGTAGGGGCCGCCGAGCACGCCCTGCACCAGGATGTTGTCGTCCTCGCTCATCTGCAGGTTGCCGGCGCTCAGGATCGGCTCTTCGTCCTTTTCGAACACCTCTTCCACGAAGTAGTCGAAGGTGCCGCTGTCGGTGCCGGGAATGAAGCGCTGGATCGGCTCGTCGGGCCAGTCGGGGTTGACGTCGCTCCAGGTGGTGGCGGTGCTGAACAGGGCGTGGAGTTGCTCCATGCTGACGTTGTCGGCGAAGGTGTTGTCCTTGCTGACCACCACGGCGAGGGCGTCGGTGCCGACGCGCATCTCGATCGGCTCGCGACCGATGGCCTGGCAGTTGGTCACCTCGGCGCCGTTGATCGCCCGGCTGGCGTTGGAGACGTCGGTTTCGCCGCTGGAGCAGAACCGCTCGAAGCCGGCGCCGGTGCCGATGCTGTCGACGCTGATGTTGCCGGGGAAGCCTTCATCCTTGAACCGCTCCACCATGCGCTCGGACAGCGGGAACACGGTGGAGCTGCCGGCGGTGACGATGTTGCCCTTTACCTCGAGCGGGTTGATGCCGGGCAGCATCGGATCGTCGGACTCCTCGCTCACAATGAACGACCAGGCGCCGCCGGCGTCCTCGCCGGAGCCCCTGGCCATCGCCGTGGTGCCGCCCGCCAGATACGCCAGCACCGCCAGCAGGGCGGCGGCGCGCGCGAACAGAGATGAGCCTGTACGGTCACTCCGTGACAACGAAGACGATGAAAACCGATGCCCAGACATCGCTCGCCGGCCGGCTTTATCGGACCAGTGATACAAGAGCCGTCCTCCTTCGAGACGAATGAGATGCCTCGAAGGTGGAGGGCGCCCTTTAGCGTTTCAACAGGTAACCGTTAGCATTGTGTAAGGCGCTAACGGGTGAGTGTGCTCGGCGCGTCGGCTTCGATGCTCAGGTCGGCGATCGCCTTCTCGACCAGCGCCTGTTCCACTTCGCCGGCATCGGCCAGGGCGCCCAACGCGGACGCGGTGATGTGACGGGCGTCGACCTGGAAGAAGTCGCGTAGCGCCTCGCGGGTTTCGCTGCGCCCGAAGCCGTCGGTGCCCAGCGCCACCAGCGGCCCCGGCAGGTGCGGCGCCAGCGCGCGCGGCAGGATCTTCAGGTAGTCGGACGCCGCCACGCACACGCCGCGCTCGCTGGCGAACGCCTGCTGCAGGTAGCTCTGCCGCTGCTCGCCGGGATGCAGCACGTTCCAGCGCTCCACCTCGTTGATGTCGTTGTACAGCTCCTTGTAGCTGGTCACGCTCCACACGTCCGCGGCGACGCCGTAGCCTGCCAGCAACTCGGCGGCGGCGCGCGCCTCGTTCAGGATGGTGCCGCTGCCGAGCAGGTGCGCGCGCGGCTTGTCCTCGCCGGCAGACGAGTGCGCGAGCCGGTAGATGCCGCGCAGGATGCCCTCCTCGGCACCCTCCGGCATCGCCGGCATGGCGTAGTTTTCGTTCATCACCGTCAGGTAGTAGAACAGGCTCTCCTGCCGCACGAACATGCGCTCGATGCCGTCGCGGATGATCACCGCCAGCTCGAACGCGTAGGCCGGATCGTACGCCTTCAGGTTGGGGATGCTCAGGGCGGCGACGTGGCTGTGGCCGTCCTGGTGCTGCAGGCCTTCCCCGTTCAGGGTGGTGCGCCCGGCGGTGCCGCCGAGGAAGAACCCCTTGGCGCGCATGTCGCCGGCCGCCCAGATCAGGTCGCCCACGCGCTGGAAGCCGAACATCG
This window encodes:
- a CDS encoding sulfatase-like hydrolase/transferase, with translation MPTQPNILILLADQLRYDALSCNGAPVCRTPAMDAVGAAGVRFTGAFTPIALCTPARASLLTGRYPHNHLQLSNMGNFNGVFDDRLIGQPTLLSRLAAAGYRIGYAGKWHLPREGDGALWGVERWHAPAEWSGPLARDGYDFARDEVQRLEWGGAAPFAGRNSLPAAQTQEAWTADRAIEMVDAFGGGDAPFLVFASFFGPHFPYAVPEPWDTKYDPADVPRPDNFDERFAGKPLIQQKELLRWNAAHLTWPDWQRVIAAYWGYCSFVDHQVGRVLEALVRCGRRGDTIVVVTADHGDMLGSHRLFNKGFHMYEETHRVPLLLAGPGIQRGAITDAFANLVDLAPTLLELAAAEPLAGADGRSLAPLLAGRTPADWPDDVFAEFHGYETTLYSARMIRTADWKYVYNPATEDELYDLRSDPGELHNLAGLVAFGHVLRRMKERLVARMRATGDGLASENAWQANSYDLFLSARER
- a CDS encoding ABC transporter permease is translated as MASTYEPEQAVTAAAARRGIAVLFGRLFKEKPHGAAGMIVVLVFFLTGVFADQLAPYDYADQDVPRRLEGPSAEFWLGTDQFGRDSLSRIIHGARISMVVGLLASAFTVLTATLLGVVSGYWGGTFDLVLQRFVDAVMSFPWLFLVLTAMLLLGPSILSIAVVIGVPWGIANVRTIRSVVLSVREHAYVEAARATGARPWRILAQHVLPQTVAPNIILFTVTLGSAIIGEATVSFLGFGIPPPQPTWGGMLSAEGRKYMEIAPALALWPGMCLAFVVFAINIFGDALRDLLDPRLRGGAGRFG
- a CDS encoding PstS family phosphate ABC transporter substrate-binding protein, which encodes MSRSDRTGSSLFARAAALLAVLAYLAGGTTAMARGSGEDAGGAWSFIVSEESDDPMLPGINPLEVKGNIVTAGSSTVFPLSERMVERFKDEGFPGNISVDSIGTGAGFERFCSSGETDVSNASRAINGAEVTNCQAIGREPIEMRVGTDALAVVVSKDNTFADNVSMEQLHALFSTATTWSDVNPDWPDEPIQRFIPGTDSGTFDYFVEEVFEKDEEPILSAGNLQMSEDDNILVQGVLGGPYSVGFFGYAYYTENADKLHVLDIDGVEASTESVDDASYPLARPMFIYTTADIMTEKPQVAAFVAFYLTYVNEEVVDVGYFPANQATLDAAKQAWLAAVAASSSY
- a CDS encoding ABC transporter permease, with product MHAYILRRLLLIVPTLLIITLIVFAGLRFIPGDAVDIMVTLTPYKTGDEDPRIVLRRELGLDLPIHLQYARWMSGVLRGDLGTSFWSKLPVTEQIVIGLPVSLEVGSLALVFSLLIALPVAIYSGIRPDSVTDHVLRAIAIAFICVPSFWIGTMVLIYPPIWWGWAPRLSWIPFHANPVAHTIMVVIPAFILGMWLSGITMRLTRNMMLEVLRQDYIRTAWAKGLRERLVIVRHALKNALIPVLTMVGLQLPVLVGGAVVVESIFNLPGVGGIMVQAMEKRDYAIVSGLNLIAATFVLFVNLVIDVSYAWLDPRIRYQ
- a CDS encoding ABC transporter substrate-binding protein; protein product: MRHYSARAALVALLVIPLATVALWATGEEEAAAASDIDTVPVYGGNLNMAQRQGASPLDPIDGARDSVAFGSFYDLAYVVDYLKGPRGTGEEAYPNFWFIDIKKQMPQLLASWEFPDIESAVFRVRQGVHWWRAEDVARPNPALADYYGTELTAQDLVDRWNADAAVVGAAAADRDWQWSVRADDPWVIDVKFPEPDATSWFVVTLSRISWSHPAMHNTEGVNPSDWQDALGTGPWIPTDHVPGVTTKLKKNPAYWDVDPFIPENSVPYLDTKSMTPTADDPAITIAALRSGQLDVFGFHGLQPEDVSSLERTNPELGHVPQGALLRGFNVNLNIADSPWADKRVRYAAMLAVNHQEMVDSFYYGLAYPGGYPAQSLHGDNYIGPDELKAMGRDDLAELYEYHPDKARALLAEAGYPDGFDTTILAMHSVSEDVELFAGYLREVGINAELDLMESAAYYSASLGPDPDPRFTGLTFIDAGAPQIGLMGTMNFHHDPRASLVWYGNPLGDNVTPENRAAAERQMELIDAAKTAEDPATYRELWTELYLHTLEEAWHIAGVTVEQHIYWQPWVKGFGGAVGDLISQANLSKWWWVDCDAKLSSNGRACND
- a CDS encoding VIT and VWA domain-containing protein encodes the protein MTTSKAATLESAQGQVVLEEVAIDAAVDDLMTVVDMRQSYRNPGTRHIEAVYTFPLPVEAVLLEFTVAIGDRKMAGTVVAKTEAERRYEDAITDGDAAVLLEQPQPGLYTASVGNLAPGETATVRFRYGLLLRWNGDLVRLAMPTAIAPRYGDPSTGGLHPHQQPEYGFDAERSFRMRVSVSGVLQGARWTSPSHHVAVTPDGGRTVIEIARPAAMDRDCVLEAHATGANARWAQLDRDDEAWVALASFRPEIPDLGESAAPRCVKIVVDCSGSMSGDSIEQVRVAGARILDSLRPGDLFDIVAFGSRHRALFGRAMPANRTNIARAREFVLDLDADLGGTEIASALRAAYRIESEHGIPRDLLLITDGEVWDTDSTVAEARASGHRIFSVGVGSAVAEPFVRALAGATGGACELVTPREDMAARIHRHFQRMLAPPAKRARVIWPAPVRHAVPDPLPPPYPGDTVHLFGSFAERPEGPVVLELELADGRTVSHRLELGAAPPDSAGVEGASGIRSDLARLGAARRLAAIGEKAAATELAVRYQLVSEWTDCLVVHVRADADKAAELPNLVKVPQVLAAGWHGIGTVHDAPTVSAAVYGEAPPPTARSFSERVPGPSRRSPGTRRLSRRAAHAADMEPLFDMVPPVSPATISSPAELVAALNRRSFPAVPTLEALAALGIPDELIAGLCALVDGGEDARAVAVIFLYLVSESPAGNGFDRHRRRLILSAYKKLRPRAAAVDAVRRICQDWHPFGGGAPA